One genomic window of Salvia miltiorrhiza cultivar Shanhuang (shh) chromosome 4, IMPLAD_Smil_shh, whole genome shotgun sequence includes the following:
- the LOC131022097 gene encoding membrane-bound O-acyltransferase gup1-like isoform X3 → MPSSFVVLFSSPMITTQSYMVCALAGSSAALFILFIFGIASANFFLVKIFGRTKYFLYGLWIFNLSFLVCNRIYEGYRFSSFGEHWAYLDDFRGTFRWHICFNFVVLRMISFGHDYHWTDQYSGSDHKKHIQRCDHCSTGKTCYLVLQERRVTNDKFSFPIYLCYLVYAPLYIAGPIISFNAFASQLDSPQNIYSSREVAWYGFRWVFCLSLMEFMTQFFYYNAFAISGLWKQLSPMDIFIIGYGVLNFMWLKFFLIWRYFRFWSLINGIVPPENMPRCINNCHNLESFWKNWHASFNKWLVRYVYIPLGGSQKKLLNVWVVFTFVAVWHDLEWKLLSWAWLTCIFFIPEMLIKSAANAFQVEGAFWEFIFRELSAVAGAVTITCLMVANLVGFVIGPSGVNWLVSGFLQEGGSSLYFHLMVYIYWSLLHFILFQVCSHSVACSFHFTLELSSCFTSLILSKGRTRVDDMKVCSCSCFLGPNLANWNPNMSRVTSFS, encoded by the exons ATGCCCTCGTCATTCGTCGTTCTCTTCAGCTCTCCCATG ATCACCACGCAAAGCTATATGGTTTGCGCCCTGGCTGGATCTTCGGCCGCCTTATT CATCTTATTTATCTTTGGTATTGCTTCAGCTAACTTTTTCCTTGTAAAG ATATTTGGAAGGACAAAATACTTCTTATATGGGCTATGGATCTTTAACCTATCATTTCTTGTGTGTAATCGCATTTATGAGggatatcggttctctagtttTGG AGAACACTGGGCTTATTTGGATGACTTCCGCGGGACCTTCAGATGGCATATCTGCTTTAATTTTG TTGTTTTGCGTATGATAAGCTTTGGTCATGATTACCATTGGACTGATCAATACAGTGGTTCTGATCACAAG AAGCATATTCAGCGCTGTGACCATTGTTCAACTGGCAAAACATGCTACCTAGTCTTACAG GAAAGAAGAGTAACAAATGACAAGTTCTCATTTCCCATATACTTGTGCTATTTGGTTTATGCTCCTCTTTACATTGCTGGACCAATCATTAGCTTCAATGCATTTGCTTCGCAG TTGGATTCTCCCCAGAACATATACTCATCCCGAGAAGTTGCTTGGTATGGATTCCGATGGGTTTTCTGTCTTTCACTAATGGAATTCATGACACAGTTCTTTTACTATAATGCCTTTGCTATTAG TGGGTTGTGGAAACAATTGTCTCCAATGGACATCTTTATCATTGGATATGGT GTCCTAAACTTCATGTGGCTAAAATTTTTCCTGATCTGGCGCTACTTCCGGTTCTGGTCACTG ATTAATGGCATTGTGCCTCCAGAGAATATGCCAAGGTGCATAAACAATTGCCACAATCTGGAAAGTTTTTGGAAAAACTGGCATGCTTCATTCAACAAGTGGCTTGTCAG GTATGTTTATATACCTCTTGGGGGTTCCCAGAAGAAGCTGCTGAATGTTTGGGTTGTCTTCACCTTTGTAGCTGTGTGGCATGATTTAGAGTG GAAGCTTCTTTCTTGGGCGTGGTTGACTTGTATATTTTTTATACCAGAAATGCTGATAAAATCAGCAGCTAATGCCTTTCAG GTTGAGGGCGCCTTTTGGGAATTTATTTTTCGTGAACTCAGTGCTGTTGCTGGTGCAGTGACAATTACTTGCCTGATG GTGGCTAATCTTGTCGGGTTTGTGATTGGCCCATCAGGCGTTAATTGGTTGGTTTCGGGGTTCCTTCAGGAAGGAGGTTCGTCCCTTTACTTTCATCTTATGGTTTATATATACTGGAGTTTGttgcattttattttgtttcaggTCTGCTCACACTCGGTGGCTTGTTCGTTTCATTTTACGTTGGAACTAAG CTCATGTTTCACATCGCTGATTCTAAGCAAAGGAAGGACAAGAGTAGATGATATGAAGGTTTGTTCTTGCAGCTGTTTCTTGGGCCCAAATTTAGCAAATTGGAACCCTAACATGTCAAGAGTAACATCATTTTCTTGA
- the LOC131022097 gene encoding membrane-bound O-acyltransferase gup1-like isoform X1, giving the protein MKSSSWKQKELIVLVLYAVVFYALVIRRSLQLSHDHHAKLYGLRPGWIFGRLIDASDAQWRNFRQNLPILTGVFGIFTLVANLLKISFSLRAKGMSFYWIMISLAYLFYLHGACILFIFGIASANFFLVKIFGRTKYFLYGLWIFNLSFLVCNRIYEGYRFSSFGEHWAYLDDFRGTFRWHICFNFVVLRMISFGHDYHWTDQYSGSDHKKHIQRCDHCSTGKTCYLVLQERRVTNDKFSFPIYLCYLVYAPLYIAGPIISFNAFASQLDSPQNIYSSREVAWYGFRWVFCLSLMEFMTQFFYYNAFAISGLWKQLSPMDIFIIGYGVLNFMWLKFFLIWRYFRFWSLINGIVPPENMPRCINNCHNLESFWKNWHASFNKWLVRYVYIPLGGSQKKLLNVWVVFTFVAVWHDLEWKLLSWAWLTCIFFIPEMLIKSAANAFQVEGAFWEFIFRELSAVAGAVTITCLMVANLVGFVIGPSGVNWLVSGFLQEGGSSLYFHLMVYIYWSLLHFILFQVCSHSVACSFHFTLELSSCFTSLILSKGRTRVDDMKVCSCSCFLGPNLANWNPNMSRVTSFS; this is encoded by the exons ATGAAAAGCAGTTCCTGGAAGCAGAAGGAGCTCATCGTTCTCGTCCTATACGCCGTCGTTTTCTATGCCCTCGTCATTCGTCGTTCTCTTCAGCTCTCCCATG ATCACCACGCAAAGCTATATGGTTTGCGCCCTGGCTGGATCTTCGGCCGCCTTATT GATGCTTCTGACGCACAATGGAGAAATTTCAGGCAGAACTTACCAATTCTCACTGGTGTGTTCGGGATTTTCACATTGGTTGCTAATCTCCTCAAAATATCGTTTTCTTTGAGGGCGAAGGGAATGTCTTTCTATTGGAttatgatttctctggcatatTTATTTTACCTACATGGAGCCTG CATCTTATTTATCTTTGGTATTGCTTCAGCTAACTTTTTCCTTGTAAAG ATATTTGGAAGGACAAAATACTTCTTATATGGGCTATGGATCTTTAACCTATCATTTCTTGTGTGTAATCGCATTTATGAGggatatcggttctctagtttTGG AGAACACTGGGCTTATTTGGATGACTTCCGCGGGACCTTCAGATGGCATATCTGCTTTAATTTTG TTGTTTTGCGTATGATAAGCTTTGGTCATGATTACCATTGGACTGATCAATACAGTGGTTCTGATCACAAG AAGCATATTCAGCGCTGTGACCATTGTTCAACTGGCAAAACATGCTACCTAGTCTTACAG GAAAGAAGAGTAACAAATGACAAGTTCTCATTTCCCATATACTTGTGCTATTTGGTTTATGCTCCTCTTTACATTGCTGGACCAATCATTAGCTTCAATGCATTTGCTTCGCAG TTGGATTCTCCCCAGAACATATACTCATCCCGAGAAGTTGCTTGGTATGGATTCCGATGGGTTTTCTGTCTTTCACTAATGGAATTCATGACACAGTTCTTTTACTATAATGCCTTTGCTATTAG TGGGTTGTGGAAACAATTGTCTCCAATGGACATCTTTATCATTGGATATGGT GTCCTAAACTTCATGTGGCTAAAATTTTTCCTGATCTGGCGCTACTTCCGGTTCTGGTCACTG ATTAATGGCATTGTGCCTCCAGAGAATATGCCAAGGTGCATAAACAATTGCCACAATCTGGAAAGTTTTTGGAAAAACTGGCATGCTTCATTCAACAAGTGGCTTGTCAG GTATGTTTATATACCTCTTGGGGGTTCCCAGAAGAAGCTGCTGAATGTTTGGGTTGTCTTCACCTTTGTAGCTGTGTGGCATGATTTAGAGTG GAAGCTTCTTTCTTGGGCGTGGTTGACTTGTATATTTTTTATACCAGAAATGCTGATAAAATCAGCAGCTAATGCCTTTCAG GTTGAGGGCGCCTTTTGGGAATTTATTTTTCGTGAACTCAGTGCTGTTGCTGGTGCAGTGACAATTACTTGCCTGATG GTGGCTAATCTTGTCGGGTTTGTGATTGGCCCATCAGGCGTTAATTGGTTGGTTTCGGGGTTCCTTCAGGAAGGAGGTTCGTCCCTTTACTTTCATCTTATGGTTTATATATACTGGAGTTTGttgcattttattttgtttcaggTCTGCTCACACTCGGTGGCTTGTTCGTTTCATTTTACGTTGGAACTAAG CTCATGTTTCACATCGCTGATTCTAAGCAAAGGAAGGACAAGAGTAGATGATATGAAGGTTTGTTCTTGCAGCTGTTTCTTGGGCCCAAATTTAGCAAATTGGAACCCTAACATGTCAAGAGTAACATCATTTTCTTGA
- the LOC131022097 gene encoding membrane-bound O-acyltransferase gup1-like isoform X4, translating into MQIFGRTKYFLYGLWIFNLSFLVCNRIYEGYRFSSFGEHWAYLDDFRGTFRWHICFNFVVLRMISFGHDYHWTDQYSGSDHKKHIQRCDHCSTGKTCYLVLQERRVTNDKFSFPIYLCYLVYAPLYIAGPIISFNAFASQLDSPQNIYSSREVAWYGFRWVFCLSLMEFMTQFFYYNAFAISGLWKQLSPMDIFIIGYGVLNFMWLKFFLIWRYFRFWSLINGIVPPENMPRCINNCHNLESFWKNWHASFNKWLVRYVYIPLGGSQKKLLNVWVVFTFVAVWHDLEWKLLSWAWLTCIFFIPEMLIKSAANAFQVEGAFWEFIFRELSAVAGAVTITCLMVANLVGFVIGPSGVNWLVSGFLQEGGSSLYFHLMVYIYWSLLHFILFQVCSHSVACSFHFTLELSSCFTSLILSKGRTRVDDMKVCSCSCFLGPNLANWNPNMSRVTSFS; encoded by the exons ATGCAGATATTTGGAAGGACAAAATACTTCTTATATGGGCTATGGATCTTTAACCTATCATTTCTTGTGTGTAATCGCATTTATGAGggatatcggttctctagtttTGG AGAACACTGGGCTTATTTGGATGACTTCCGCGGGACCTTCAGATGGCATATCTGCTTTAATTTTG TTGTTTTGCGTATGATAAGCTTTGGTCATGATTACCATTGGACTGATCAATACAGTGGTTCTGATCACAAG AAGCATATTCAGCGCTGTGACCATTGTTCAACTGGCAAAACATGCTACCTAGTCTTACAG GAAAGAAGAGTAACAAATGACAAGTTCTCATTTCCCATATACTTGTGCTATTTGGTTTATGCTCCTCTTTACATTGCTGGACCAATCATTAGCTTCAATGCATTTGCTTCGCAG TTGGATTCTCCCCAGAACATATACTCATCCCGAGAAGTTGCTTGGTATGGATTCCGATGGGTTTTCTGTCTTTCACTAATGGAATTCATGACACAGTTCTTTTACTATAATGCCTTTGCTATTAG TGGGTTGTGGAAACAATTGTCTCCAATGGACATCTTTATCATTGGATATGGT GTCCTAAACTTCATGTGGCTAAAATTTTTCCTGATCTGGCGCTACTTCCGGTTCTGGTCACTG ATTAATGGCATTGTGCCTCCAGAGAATATGCCAAGGTGCATAAACAATTGCCACAATCTGGAAAGTTTTTGGAAAAACTGGCATGCTTCATTCAACAAGTGGCTTGTCAG GTATGTTTATATACCTCTTGGGGGTTCCCAGAAGAAGCTGCTGAATGTTTGGGTTGTCTTCACCTTTGTAGCTGTGTGGCATGATTTAGAGTG GAAGCTTCTTTCTTGGGCGTGGTTGACTTGTATATTTTTTATACCAGAAATGCTGATAAAATCAGCAGCTAATGCCTTTCAG GTTGAGGGCGCCTTTTGGGAATTTATTTTTCGTGAACTCAGTGCTGTTGCTGGTGCAGTGACAATTACTTGCCTGATG GTGGCTAATCTTGTCGGGTTTGTGATTGGCCCATCAGGCGTTAATTGGTTGGTTTCGGGGTTCCTTCAGGAAGGAGGTTCGTCCCTTTACTTTCATCTTATGGTTTATATATACTGGAGTTTGttgcattttattttgtttcaggTCTGCTCACACTCGGTGGCTTGTTCGTTTCATTTTACGTTGGAACTAAG CTCATGTTTCACATCGCTGATTCTAAGCAAAGGAAGGACAAGAGTAGATGATATGAAGGTTTGTTCTTGCAGCTGTTTCTTGGGCCCAAATTTAGCAAATTGGAACCCTAACATGTCAAGAGTAACATCATTTTCTTGA
- the LOC131022097 gene encoding membrane-bound O-acyltransferase gup1-like isoform X2, with product MKSSSWKQKELIVLVLYAVVFYALVIRRSLQLSHDHHAKLYGLRPGWIFGRLIDASDAQWRNFRQNLPILTGVFGIFTLVANLLKISFSLRAKGMSFYWIMISLAYLFYLHGACILFIFGIASANFFLVKIFGRTKYFLYGLWIFNLSFLVCNRIYEGYRFSSFGEHWAYLDDFRGTFRWHICFNFVVLRMISFGHDYHWTDQYSGSDHKKHIQRCDHCSTGKTCYLVLQERRVTNDKFSFPIYLCYLVYAPLYIAGPIISFNAFASQLDSPQNIYSSREVAWYGFRWVFCLSLMEFMTQFFYYNAFAISGLWKQLSPMDIFIIGYGVLNFMWLKFFLIWRYFRFWSLINGIVPPENMPRCINNCHNLESFWKNWHASFNKWLVRYVYIPLGGSQKKLLNVWVVFTFVAVWHDLEWKLLSWAWLTCIFFIPEMLIKSAANAFQVEGAFWEFIFRELSAVAGAVTITCLMVANLVGFVIGPSGVNWLVSGFLQEGGLLTLGGLFVSFYVGTKLMFHIADSKQRKDKSR from the exons ATGAAAAGCAGTTCCTGGAAGCAGAAGGAGCTCATCGTTCTCGTCCTATACGCCGTCGTTTTCTATGCCCTCGTCATTCGTCGTTCTCTTCAGCTCTCCCATG ATCACCACGCAAAGCTATATGGTTTGCGCCCTGGCTGGATCTTCGGCCGCCTTATT GATGCTTCTGACGCACAATGGAGAAATTTCAGGCAGAACTTACCAATTCTCACTGGTGTGTTCGGGATTTTCACATTGGTTGCTAATCTCCTCAAAATATCGTTTTCTTTGAGGGCGAAGGGAATGTCTTTCTATTGGAttatgatttctctggcatatTTATTTTACCTACATGGAGCCTG CATCTTATTTATCTTTGGTATTGCTTCAGCTAACTTTTTCCTTGTAAAG ATATTTGGAAGGACAAAATACTTCTTATATGGGCTATGGATCTTTAACCTATCATTTCTTGTGTGTAATCGCATTTATGAGggatatcggttctctagtttTGG AGAACACTGGGCTTATTTGGATGACTTCCGCGGGACCTTCAGATGGCATATCTGCTTTAATTTTG TTGTTTTGCGTATGATAAGCTTTGGTCATGATTACCATTGGACTGATCAATACAGTGGTTCTGATCACAAG AAGCATATTCAGCGCTGTGACCATTGTTCAACTGGCAAAACATGCTACCTAGTCTTACAG GAAAGAAGAGTAACAAATGACAAGTTCTCATTTCCCATATACTTGTGCTATTTGGTTTATGCTCCTCTTTACATTGCTGGACCAATCATTAGCTTCAATGCATTTGCTTCGCAG TTGGATTCTCCCCAGAACATATACTCATCCCGAGAAGTTGCTTGGTATGGATTCCGATGGGTTTTCTGTCTTTCACTAATGGAATTCATGACACAGTTCTTTTACTATAATGCCTTTGCTATTAG TGGGTTGTGGAAACAATTGTCTCCAATGGACATCTTTATCATTGGATATGGT GTCCTAAACTTCATGTGGCTAAAATTTTTCCTGATCTGGCGCTACTTCCGGTTCTGGTCACTG ATTAATGGCATTGTGCCTCCAGAGAATATGCCAAGGTGCATAAACAATTGCCACAATCTGGAAAGTTTTTGGAAAAACTGGCATGCTTCATTCAACAAGTGGCTTGTCAG GTATGTTTATATACCTCTTGGGGGTTCCCAGAAGAAGCTGCTGAATGTTTGGGTTGTCTTCACCTTTGTAGCTGTGTGGCATGATTTAGAGTG GAAGCTTCTTTCTTGGGCGTGGTTGACTTGTATATTTTTTATACCAGAAATGCTGATAAAATCAGCAGCTAATGCCTTTCAG GTTGAGGGCGCCTTTTGGGAATTTATTTTTCGTGAACTCAGTGCTGTTGCTGGTGCAGTGACAATTACTTGCCTGATG GTGGCTAATCTTGTCGGGTTTGTGATTGGCCCATCAGGCGTTAATTGGTTGGTTTCGGGGTTCCTTCAGGAAGGAG gTCTGCTCACACTCGGTGGCTTGTTCGTTTCATTTTACGTTGGAACTAAG CTCATGTTTCACATCGCTGATTCTAAGCAAAGGAAGGACAAGAGTAGATGA
- the LOC131022097 gene encoding membrane-bound O-acyltransferase gup1-like isoform X5: protein MQIFGRTKYFLYGLWIFNLSFLVCNRIYEGYRFSSFGEHWAYLDDFRGTFRWHICFNFVVLRMISFGHDYHWTDQYSGSDHKKHIQRCDHCSTGKTCYLVLQERRVTNDKFSFPIYLCYLVYAPLYIAGPIISFNAFASQLDSPQNIYSSREVAWYGFRWVFCLSLMEFMTQFFYYNAFAISGLWKQLSPMDIFIIGYGVLNFMWLKFFLIWRYFRFWSLINGIVPPENMPRCINNCHNLESFWKNWHASFNKWLVRYVYIPLGGSQKKLLNVWVVFTFVAVWHDLEWKLLSWAWLTCIFFIPEMLIKSAANAFQVEGAFWEFIFRELSAVAGAVTITCLMVANLVGFVIGPSGVNWLVSGFLQEGGLLTLGGLFVSFYVGTKLMFHIADSKQRKDKSR from the exons ATGCAGATATTTGGAAGGACAAAATACTTCTTATATGGGCTATGGATCTTTAACCTATCATTTCTTGTGTGTAATCGCATTTATGAGggatatcggttctctagtttTGG AGAACACTGGGCTTATTTGGATGACTTCCGCGGGACCTTCAGATGGCATATCTGCTTTAATTTTG TTGTTTTGCGTATGATAAGCTTTGGTCATGATTACCATTGGACTGATCAATACAGTGGTTCTGATCACAAG AAGCATATTCAGCGCTGTGACCATTGTTCAACTGGCAAAACATGCTACCTAGTCTTACAG GAAAGAAGAGTAACAAATGACAAGTTCTCATTTCCCATATACTTGTGCTATTTGGTTTATGCTCCTCTTTACATTGCTGGACCAATCATTAGCTTCAATGCATTTGCTTCGCAG TTGGATTCTCCCCAGAACATATACTCATCCCGAGAAGTTGCTTGGTATGGATTCCGATGGGTTTTCTGTCTTTCACTAATGGAATTCATGACACAGTTCTTTTACTATAATGCCTTTGCTATTAG TGGGTTGTGGAAACAATTGTCTCCAATGGACATCTTTATCATTGGATATGGT GTCCTAAACTTCATGTGGCTAAAATTTTTCCTGATCTGGCGCTACTTCCGGTTCTGGTCACTG ATTAATGGCATTGTGCCTCCAGAGAATATGCCAAGGTGCATAAACAATTGCCACAATCTGGAAAGTTTTTGGAAAAACTGGCATGCTTCATTCAACAAGTGGCTTGTCAG GTATGTTTATATACCTCTTGGGGGTTCCCAGAAGAAGCTGCTGAATGTTTGGGTTGTCTTCACCTTTGTAGCTGTGTGGCATGATTTAGAGTG GAAGCTTCTTTCTTGGGCGTGGTTGACTTGTATATTTTTTATACCAGAAATGCTGATAAAATCAGCAGCTAATGCCTTTCAG GTTGAGGGCGCCTTTTGGGAATTTATTTTTCGTGAACTCAGTGCTGTTGCTGGTGCAGTGACAATTACTTGCCTGATG GTGGCTAATCTTGTCGGGTTTGTGATTGGCCCATCAGGCGTTAATTGGTTGGTTTCGGGGTTCCTTCAGGAAGGAG gTCTGCTCACACTCGGTGGCTTGTTCGTTTCATTTTACGTTGGAACTAAG CTCATGTTTCACATCGCTGATTCTAAGCAAAGGAAGGACAAGAGTAGATGA